The following proteins are encoded in a genomic region of Oncorhynchus keta strain PuntledgeMale-10-30-2019 chromosome 6, Oket_V2, whole genome shotgun sequence:
- the tor1 gene encoding torsin family 1 isoform X7 — MTALSFRSVLQKGLEVALDQKLFGQHVASRVIQKAVTGFMNNKNPKKSLVLSLHGWTGTGKNLVSQLIAENIYKEGMASSFVHQFVSTAHFPHLSQIENYKSQLQQWIKGNVTNCPHSMFIFDEMDKMHPGLIDCIKPYLDYYEYLDGVSYRQAIFIFLSNAGGEHITQVALDFWKAGRDREGIKLQHLEPALTLSVFNSKQSGLWHTSLIDKNLVDFFIPFLPLEYRHVLLCGMAEMSAKGLVPDQDVVDQMARELVYFPKSDKIFSVNGCKTISGKLDYYT; from the exons atgacggcACTGAGCTTCAGGTCGGTGCTTCAGAAAG GTTTGGAAGTGGCCCTAGATCAGAAGTTGTTTGGTCAACATGTTGCCTCCAGAGTCATCCAGAAAGCTGTAACGGGATTCATGAACAATAAAAACCCCAAAAAGTCCCTGgttctctctctgcatggctggaCTGGCACAGGGAAGAACTTAGTCAGCCAGTTGATAGCTGAAAACATCTACAAGGAGGGCATGGCCAGCAGTTTCGTCCATCAGTTTGTGTCTACAGCTCACTTCCCTCATCTGAGTCAGATTGAGAACTACAAG TCTCAGCTGCAGCAGTGGATCAAAGGCAACGTCACCAACTGCCCACATTCCATGTTCATCTTTGACGAGATGGACAAGATGCACCCTGGCCTGATCGACTGTATAAAGCCCTACTTGGATTACTACGAATATCTGGACGGGGTCTCCTACCGCCAAGCCATCTTCATCTTCCTCAG CAACGCTGGAGGAGAGCACATCACGCAGGTGGCTCTGGACTTCTGGAAAGCAGGTCGAGACCGAGAGGGGATCAAGCTGCAACACTTAGAACCAGCTCTCACCCTGTCCGTGTTCAACAGCAAGCAGA GTGGGTTGTGGCACACCAGTCTGATAGACAAGAACCTAGTTGACTTCTTCATCCCTTTCCTGCCTCTGGAGTACAGACATGTGCTGCTGTGTGGCATGGCAGAGATGTCCGCCAAGGGCTTGGTGCCCGACCAGGACGTGGTTGACCAGATGGCCAGAGAATTGGTCTATTTCCCCAAGAGTGATAAGATCTTCTCCGTCAATGGCTGCAAGACCATCAGCGGCAAGCTAGATTACTACACATAG
- the tor1 gene encoding torsin family 1 isoform X6, translated as MRVTYILYVLISSVLVNAFEPISTTIVGAGVTLGLAAVGKKMYNHLHESCGSKWVAFNSTGLEVALDQKLFGQHVASRVIQKAVTGFMNNKNPKKSLVLSLHGWTGTGKNLVSQLIAENIYKEGMASSFVHQFVSTAHFPHLSQIENYKSQLQQWIKGNVTNCPHSMFIFDEMDKMHPGLIDCIKPYLDYYEYLDGVSYRQAIFIFLSNAGGEHITQVALDFWKAGRDREGIKLQHLEPALTLSVFNSKQSGLWHTSLIDKNLVDFFIPFLPLEYRHVLLCGMAEMSAKGLVPDQDVVDQMARELVYFPKSDKIFSVNGCKTISGKLDYYT; from the exons ATGAGAGTAACATACATCTTGTATGTTTTGATATCGAGTGTACTTGTGAATGCGTTCGAACCAATCTCAACCACAATTGTCGGTGCGGGAGTAACATTAGGCCTAGCAGCAGTGGGGAAGAAAATGTACAATCATTTACATGAAAGTTGCGGGTCAAAATGGGTTGCTTTTAATTCAACAG GTTTGGAAGTGGCCCTAGATCAGAAGTTGTTTGGTCAACATGTTGCCTCCAGAGTCATCCAGAAAGCTGTAACGGGATTCATGAACAATAAAAACCCCAAAAAGTCCCTGgttctctctctgcatggctggaCTGGCACAGGGAAGAACTTAGTCAGCCAGTTGATAGCTGAAAACATCTACAAGGAGGGCATGGCCAGCAGTTTCGTCCATCAGTTTGTGTCTACAGCTCACTTCCCTCATCTGAGTCAGATTGAGAACTACAAG TCTCAGCTGCAGCAGTGGATCAAAGGCAACGTCACCAACTGCCCACATTCCATGTTCATCTTTGACGAGATGGACAAGATGCACCCTGGCCTGATCGACTGTATAAAGCCCTACTTGGATTACTACGAATATCTGGACGGGGTCTCCTACCGCCAAGCCATCTTCATCTTCCTCAG CAACGCTGGAGGAGAGCACATCACGCAGGTGGCTCTGGACTTCTGGAAAGCAGGTCGAGACCGAGAGGGGATCAAGCTGCAACACTTAGAACCAGCTCTCACCCTGTCCGTGTTCAACAGCAAGCAGA GTGGGTTGTGGCACACCAGTCTGATAGACAAGAACCTAGTTGACTTCTTCATCCCTTTCCTGCCTCTGGAGTACAGACATGTGCTGCTGTGTGGCATGGCAGAGATGTCCGCCAAGGGCTTGGTGCCCGACCAGGACGTGGTTGACCAGATGGCCAGAGAATTGGTCTATTTCCCCAAGAGTGATAAGATCTTCTCCGTCAATGGCTGCAAGACCATCAGCGGCAAGCTAGATTACTACACATAG